A region from the Gemmatimonadaceae bacterium genome encodes:
- a CDS encoding DUF4277 domain-containing protein, whose amino-acid sequence CRPLEPDMDDIPRELEVYEVRHLPIMKAYADQLGLVSTINYLVPTEMQVDAGTIVLGLVLDTLSGRSPLYRFAEFCAHQDTARLLGKALPPEALNDAQVGRVLDRLSDCGTMKICTACAVRAAARVGFDKRSVHFDTTSCSVWGDSQFPETQEVPCRVTYG is encoded by the coding sequence GCTGTCGCCCGTTGGAGCCAGACATGGATGACATTCCACGCGAGCTCGAGGTGTATGAGGTCCGCCATCTGCCCATCATGAAAGCGTACGCCGATCAGCTCGGCCTCGTGAGCACCATCAATTATCTTGTCCCTACGGAGATGCAGGTCGATGCGGGCACGATTGTGCTCGGGCTCGTGTTGGATACCCTCAGTGGCCGGAGCCCTCTCTATCGCTTCGCAGAGTTCTGTGCGCACCAAGACACTGCACGGCTCTTGGGCAAAGCCTTACCCCCAGAGGCCTTGAACGATGCTCAGGTGGGCCGCGTCCTCGATCGCCTCTCCGACTGTGGCACGATGAAGATTTGCACCGCCTGTGCTGTGCGTGCTGCGGCGCGTGTTGGCTTCGACAAACGCTCCGTCCATTTTGATACGACCTCGTGCAGTGTCTGGGGCGATTCCCAGTTCCCCGAGACCCAGGAGGTGCCCTGCCGCGTGACCTATGGCTAG